Proteins from a genomic interval of Hornefia porci:
- a CDS encoding excinuclease ATPase subunit: MTWGPSFMYYHCPECGIKFKYAIDMIPEFGDDYGKCPRCGAMGVYEKDGARTPDDADYEEVE, from the coding sequence ATGACCTGGGGACCGAGTTTTATGTATTACCACTGTCCCGAATGCGGAATCAAGTTCAAATATGCGATTGACATGATCCCGGAATTCGGCGATGATTACGGGAAATGTCCGCGGTGCGGAGCGATGGGCGTTTATGAAAAGGACGGAGCCAGAACGCCGGACGATGCGGATTATGAAGAGGTGGAATGA
- a CDS encoding AAA family ATPase: MRPLKLTMSAFGPYAGETELDLAALGTGGLYLITGETGAGKTTIFDAISYALYDAPSGEDRSREMLRSKYAREDTKTFVELEFLCKGKRYSVRRSPSYLRKKARGEGMTRQDPAVELILPDGRAPLTKNREVEEEIRKIIGVDRGQFARIAMIAQGDFRQVLTASTEERRAIFRDLFGTAPYEKVQKRLSADANELRQRWRDELRGMKQYCSEIYCAAESIYASETERVRKGELTAEAVDALLDRLLSEDERADEKLSGERRKAEEKLRAVESALKTADELREKKRNLSRKEADHAKASESVEQAEAACTKASEEERQGRRLGERAALIRNGIGRYEELDRLKEKSEDLSSETGKREQRLTEQKTARAEAAETLKSLKEENTALKDAGVSLEQKLNGQKELQRETEELQQLLQQIREHDEIAGRYRDAQERYRVCRDEHRNAENAYRNANRAYLDEQAGILAETLKEGVPCPVCGAVEHPKPARKSDGAPDKEMLEHLRRELTRSQEELESASGRAGEIGGTLSEMKKKLADRIEAHFGSPGSGEGDPEPGKMKARVSSRLGQMTEELSQLEEEIERERKRSRRKEEIEQQIPVLEKELADRDRKIADEASWLASASAQREALGSRIESLREQLEFPGRKEAEQEIDRLEKEGARLEKAKEDADAAREQAQNRLRRLEGELGTLREQIRETPAPDEELLHTKKDELQAALSSLDEAQKEIRARASGNRRVQERLCENKETLKRTEEELEVVGVLADTASGTLSGRPKLMLETYVQSAYFDRIIGRANVRFLRMTRGQYELRRRKEADQNRSQSGLELDVLDHYNNSLRDVRTLSGGESFMASLSLALGLSDEIQASAGGIRLDSMYVDEGFGTLDDEALTQALDALASLAESDRLVGIISHVEGLAERIDRQIVIHKSRQGGSSAELVV; this comes from the coding sequence ATGAGACCACTGAAGCTCACCATGTCTGCCTTCGGCCCTTATGCGGGGGAAACGGAGCTTGACCTCGCGGCGCTGGGAACGGGCGGACTTTATCTGATTACCGGTGAGACGGGCGCCGGAAAGACCACGATTTTCGATGCGATTTCCTATGCTTTGTATGATGCTCCCAGCGGAGAGGACAGAAGCCGTGAAATGCTCCGGTCCAAATACGCCCGGGAGGACACGAAGACCTTTGTGGAGCTGGAATTCCTTTGTAAAGGAAAACGCTACTCTGTTCGCAGGAGTCCGTCCTATCTGAGGAAAAAGGCCCGGGGCGAGGGAATGACCAGGCAGGATCCGGCTGTCGAACTGATTCTTCCGGACGGGAGGGCTCCCCTGACAAAAAACCGCGAAGTCGAGGAGGAAATCAGGAAAATCATCGGCGTGGACCGCGGACAGTTTGCCCGGATCGCCATGATCGCGCAGGGAGACTTTCGTCAGGTGCTGACGGCGTCAACGGAAGAACGCAGAGCGATTTTCCGCGATCTGTTCGGCACGGCTCCCTATGAGAAGGTACAGAAAAGGCTCAGTGCGGATGCTAATGAGCTCCGACAAAGATGGAGGGACGAGCTCAGAGGAATGAAACAGTATTGCAGCGAGATTTACTGTGCTGCAGAGAGCATTTACGCCTCGGAGACAGAACGGGTCAGGAAAGGGGAATTGACAGCGGAGGCAGTTGATGCTCTGCTGGACCGGCTTTTGTCAGAGGATGAGCGGGCGGACGAAAAACTGAGCGGGGAGCGGCGGAAGGCTGAGGAAAAACTTCGGGCGGTGGAAAGCGCGCTGAAGACGGCAGATGAGCTGCGGGAGAAGAAGCGGAATCTGAGCCGGAAGGAGGCGGATCACGCAAAGGCGTCTGAGAGTGTGGAACAGGCGGAAGCGGCGTGTACAAAGGCTTCTGAGGAGGAGCGGCAGGGCCGTCGCCTGGGAGAGCGCGCGGCTCTCATCAGGAATGGAATCGGCCGCTACGAGGAACTCGACCGTCTGAAGGAAAAATCGGAGGATTTATCTTCTGAGACAGGAAAGAGGGAGCAGAGGCTGACTGAACAAAAAACGGCCCGGGCGGAGGCTGCGGAAACGCTGAAATCTCTGAAGGAGGAGAACACTGCGCTGAAGGACGCGGGCGTCAGCCTGGAGCAGAAGCTGAACGGGCAGAAGGAGCTGCAAAGGGAGACAGAAGAACTGCAGCAGCTTCTGCAGCAGATCCGGGAGCACGATGAGATTGCCGGGAGGTATCGTGACGCGCAGGAGAGATACAGAGTCTGCCGGGATGAGCACCGGAACGCGGAGAACGCATATCGGAATGCAAATCGGGCGTATCTGGACGAGCAGGCCGGGATTCTCGCGGAAACGCTGAAGGAGGGGGTTCCCTGTCCGGTGTGCGGCGCTGTGGAGCATCCGAAGCCGGCGCGGAAATCTGACGGTGCTCCGGATAAGGAAATGCTGGAGCATCTGCGCCGGGAGCTGACGCGGTCACAGGAGGAGCTTGAGAGTGCCAGCGGCCGGGCAGGTGAAATCGGCGGTACGCTTTCCGAAATGAAGAAAAAGCTGGCGGACCGGATAGAGGCGCACTTCGGTTCCCCGGGTTCAGGAGAAGGTGATCCGGAGCCGGGGAAGATGAAAGCCAGGGTGAGTTCCCGTCTGGGGCAGATGACGGAAGAACTTTCGCAATTGGAAGAGGAAATTGAACGGGAGCGGAAACGAAGCCGCCGGAAGGAGGAGATTGAACAGCAGATTCCGGTGCTTGAGAAGGAACTCGCGGACAGGGATCGGAAAATTGCGGATGAAGCCTCATGGCTTGCATCTGCCTCTGCACAGAGGGAAGCCCTCGGCAGCCGTATCGAGTCGCTGCGGGAACAGCTTGAATTCCCGGGAAGGAAGGAAGCGGAACAGGAAATCGACAGACTGGAGAAGGAAGGCGCACGGCTGGAAAAGGCGAAGGAAGACGCGGATGCGGCCAGAGAACAGGCGCAGAACCGGCTCAGAAGACTGGAGGGAGAACTCGGTACGCTGAGGGAGCAGATCCGTGAAACGCCGGCTCCTGACGAGGAACTGCTGCATACAAAAAAAGATGAACTTCAGGCAGCGCTGAGTTCCTTAGATGAAGCGCAGAAGGAGATCCGCGCACGTGCGTCCGGCAACCGGAGAGTGCAGGAAAGACTTTGTGAAAACAAAGAAACGCTGAAGCGTACGGAAGAAGAGCTTGAGGTGGTGGGAGTTCTGGCGGATACGGCTTCCGGAACGCTGAGCGGCAGGCCCAAGCTTATGCTGGAGACCTATGTGCAGTCGGCGTATTTCGACCGGATTATCGGCCGGGCCAACGTCCGGTTCCTGCGCATGACGCGGGGGCAGTATGAGCTGCGCCGCCGGAAGGAGGCAGACCAGAACCGCAGTCAGTCCGGCCTGGAGCTGGATGTTCTGGATCATTACAATAACAGTCTGAGAGACGTCCGGACCCTGTCCGGCGGGGAATCCTTCATGGCGTCACTGTCACTGGCGCTGGGCCTCTCCGATGAAATCCAGGCCAGCGCCGGCGGGATCCGTCTGGACAGTATGTATGTGGATGAAGGGTTCGGCACGCTGGACGACGAGGCGCTGACACAGGCGCTTGACGCACTGGCGTCCCTGGCAGAAAGCGATCGCCTGGTGGGAATCATATCTCATGTGGAGGGACTCGCGGAAAGAATCGACCGTCAGATTGTCATTCACAAGAGCAGGCAGGGCGGAAGCAGCGCAGAGCTGGTAGTGTGA
- a CDS encoding sigma-54 interaction domain-containing protein — translation MDEHRILEILRDYYEESIFITDDKGIVVFANKVAARRINSAIPDMVGKNVRELVRNRVYEYSTTEEAIRTGRTAVGRIDDNVFSNSVPVFDGERKLEYVVTNNMNLKHNQEWANIIESNKAENSRLRRELDYMRLKDQRVVIANSPIMKNVLKMVEAVAPTDSSVVILGQSGTGKDVISQLIHEKSHRSNKSYLSVNCAAMPEALLESELFGYESGAFTGAKSGGKIGLFEATDGGTIFLDEIGEMSLPLQAKLLRVLESHDIRRIGGIENIHVDVRVICATNRDLEKMVAEGTFREDLYYRLSVFTIQLPPLAERKEDILPIAQMFLDQLNHKYGTDKVLADVTKDTMLNYYWPGNIRELRNVVERIYVISQDNKLFFTPVPTAEYGEKPTDRPADRAEEHEPEREFGSLKEYVDFAERQYIDRIMADCGGSVGKTAERLGIHRSVLYRKLHKK, via the coding sequence ATGGACGAGCATAGAATACTTGAAATCCTCAGAGACTATTACGAGGAGTCGATTTTCATAACAGACGACAAGGGAATCGTGGTTTTTGCCAATAAGGTCGCTGCGCGGCGTATAAATTCCGCAATTCCGGATATGGTTGGAAAAAATGTCCGGGAGCTCGTCAGGAACAGAGTATACGAATATTCCACTACGGAGGAAGCGATACGAACCGGAAGGACGGCGGTGGGGCGCATCGACGACAATGTTTTTTCCAACAGCGTTCCTGTATTTGACGGCGAGAGAAAGCTGGAATACGTTGTTACGAATAATATGAACCTTAAGCACAATCAGGAGTGGGCGAACATTATCGAGAGCAACAAGGCTGAGAACAGCAGACTCCGCCGCGAACTGGACTATATGCGGCTGAAGGACCAGCGTGTCGTAATCGCCAACAGCCCCATCATGAAGAATGTGCTGAAAATGGTGGAGGCGGTAGCTCCCACGGACAGCAGCGTCGTCATTCTGGGGCAGAGCGGAACGGGGAAGGATGTGATTTCCCAGCTGATTCATGAAAAATCCCATCGCTCGAATAAGTCCTATCTCAGCGTCAACTGTGCGGCCATGCCGGAGGCACTGCTGGAGAGCGAACTGTTCGGCTATGAATCAGGAGCCTTTACGGGAGCGAAATCCGGAGGTAAAATCGGCCTGTTTGAGGCGACTGACGGAGGGACTATTTTTCTGGATGAAATCGGAGAGATGTCGCTGCCGCTTCAGGCGAAACTGCTCCGCGTGCTGGAAAGCCATGACATACGCCGTATCGGCGGGATAGAGAACATTCATGTGGATGTCCGGGTCATCTGCGCAACCAACCGTGATCTGGAGAAGATGGTTGCGGAGGGAACCTTCCGTGAGGATCTGTATTACCGGCTCAGTGTCTTCACCATTCAGCTCCCGCCTCTGGCGGAGAGAAAGGAGGATATCCTCCCGATCGCCCAGATGTTTCTGGATCAGCTGAACCATAAATACGGGACAGATAAGGTGCTGGCGGACGTTACAAAGGATACGATGCTGAACTATTACTGGCCGGGAAATATCCGGGAGCTGAGAAATGTCGTGGAGCGAATCTACGTGATCAGCCAGGACAACAAGCTGTTTTTTACTCCGGTGCCGACGGCTGAATACGGAGAAAAGCCTACGGACAGACCGGCAGACAGAGCGGAGGAGCATGAGCCGGAACGTGAATTCGGAAGTCTGAAGGAGTATGTGGATTTCGCGGAGCGTCAGTACATCGACCGGATCATGGCTGACTGCGGCGGATCGGTTGGAAAGACTGCGGAACGGCTGGGAATTCACCGGAGCGTTCTGTATCGGAAGCTTCACAAAAAATAA
- a CDS encoding alpha/beta fold hydrolase, which translates to MKEKFEFLSTDEKTVLRGVKWIPDGGAVKAVIQITHGMQEFIDRYDGFAACLAEHGYLTAGYDQLGHGASAETPEDWGYIGKEPCSLLLGDMHRARGLLCGEYPDVPYFMLGHSMGSYELRCYIAEHGDGLAGAAIVGTGFVPEKETKKARRVVKAMAAVRGWRFRSRMLQKMTFAGPYRQFDLTGENPENSWLTGDPEIVRRYYSDPRCTFVFTLNGYLGLFDAVSGSCDPESVQRVSTELPVLIASGEDDPVGDMGDGVLQVYRMFRDHGMKDLTCHIYDGDRHEILNETDRDKVWADFLRWFDRHC; encoded by the coding sequence ATGAAAGAAAAGTTTGAGTTTCTGTCAACGGATGAAAAGACAGTTCTCCGGGGGGTTAAATGGATTCCGGACGGAGGCGCGGTGAAAGCGGTGATTCAGATCACCCACGGTATGCAGGAGTTTATCGACCGTTATGACGGGTTTGCCGCCTGTCTGGCGGAGCACGGTTATCTGACGGCGGGCTACGACCAGCTGGGCCACGGCGCTTCAGCGGAAACGCCGGAGGACTGGGGATATATCGGAAAAGAACCGTGCAGTCTCCTGCTCGGCGATATGCACCGTGCCAGAGGCCTGCTTTGCGGAGAATACCCGGACGTCCCGTATTTTATGCTGGGACACAGCATGGGGTCTTACGAGCTCCGGTGCTACATTGCGGAGCACGGAGACGGGCTGGCCGGAGCGGCGATCGTCGGCACGGGTTTTGTGCCTGAGAAGGAAACAAAGAAAGCCCGGCGGGTCGTGAAAGCCATGGCCGCGGTGCGGGGCTGGCGCTTCCGGAGCCGGATGCTGCAGAAAATGACCTTTGCGGGACCGTACCGGCAGTTTGACCTGACCGGAGAAAATCCGGAGAACAGCTGGCTGACCGGGGATCCGGAAATTGTACGCCGTTATTACAGTGATCCCAGATGCACTTTTGTGTTTACGCTGAACGGATACCTGGGGCTCTTTGACGCAGTGAGCGGTTCCTGTGACCCGGAAAGCGTGCAGAGGGTTTCCACGGAGCTTCCGGTGCTCATCGCCTCCGGCGAGGATGATCCTGTGGGCGATATGGGCGACGGCGTGCTTCAGGTTTACCGCATGTTCCGGGATCACGGAATGAAGGATCTGACCTGCCACATCTACGACGGAGATCGCCATGAAATTCTGAATGAAACGGACAGAGACAAAGTATGGGCCGATTTTCTGCGCTGGTTCGACCGGCACTGCTGA
- a CDS encoding exonuclease SbcCD subunit D produces the protein MKLIHLSDLHLGKQVNGFSMIDDQKHILKEILRVIDEEAPDAVLIAGDIYDKPLPAVEAVKLLDSFLSALMNRRLPVFLISGNHDSAERLAFGSGIMKNEGLYIAPAYDGTVRPVTLQDAWGEVRIYMLPFIKPVHMRAVLRSMDREQEEIDAVVSYTDAVRAAIREMHIDPAARNVLITHQFITGADTSDSEERTVGGADNVDAAVFRDFDYVALGHIHRPQYVERETVRYCGTPLKYSFSEAGHEKSVTVAELGNKGEFSWRAVPLVPLHDMREIRGTYDELTLKQNYENTETEDYVHVTLTDEEEILEAVARMRTIYPNLMRLDYDNQRTRASDELQAAEETEQKTPLELFGELFEMQNGKMMTMRQMQYAGRVIEEVWEEEQ, from the coding sequence ATGAAACTGATTCATTTATCCGATCTTCATCTGGGAAAACAGGTAAACGGATTTTCCATGATAGACGATCAGAAGCACATTCTGAAGGAAATTCTGCGTGTGATCGATGAGGAAGCGCCTGACGCTGTTCTGATCGCCGGAGACATATACGACAAGCCGCTGCCGGCTGTCGAGGCGGTGAAGCTCCTCGACAGTTTTCTTTCTGCGCTGATGAACCGCCGGCTTCCGGTTTTTCTGATAAGCGGAAATCACGATTCCGCAGAACGTCTGGCGTTTGGCTCGGGCATCATGAAAAACGAAGGCCTGTACATTGCGCCGGCCTATGACGGAACGGTGAGGCCCGTTACCCTTCAGGATGCGTGGGGCGAGGTGCGGATTTACATGCTCCCGTTCATCAAGCCGGTCCATATGAGAGCGGTGCTCCGGAGCATGGATCGGGAGCAGGAGGAGATTGATGCGGTTGTCTCCTATACGGATGCGGTCCGGGCGGCGATCCGGGAGATGCATATTGATCCCGCCGCGCGGAATGTGCTGATCACTCATCAGTTCATCACCGGAGCAGACACGTCCGATTCGGAGGAGCGGACCGTAGGAGGTGCGGACAATGTGGATGCGGCAGTTTTCCGGGATTTCGATTACGTGGCGCTGGGCCATATTCACCGTCCGCAATATGTGGAGCGCGAGACGGTCCGATATTGCGGAACGCCTTTGAAATACTCCTTTTCAGAGGCCGGACACGAGAAGTCGGTCACGGTTGCGGAGCTGGGGAACAAAGGAGAATTCTCCTGGCGCGCGGTGCCGCTCGTCCCGCTTCACGACATGCGCGAAATACGCGGAACCTATGATGAACTGACGCTGAAGCAGAATTATGAGAATACAGAGACTGAGGATTATGTTCACGTTACCCTGACGGATGAGGAGGAAATACTCGAGGCTGTGGCCCGAATGAGAACCATATATCCGAACCTGATGCGTCTGGATTATGATAATCAGAGAACCCGCGCATCCGACGAGCTGCAGGCTGCGGAAGAGACGGAGCAGAAAACGCCTCTGGAGCTTTTCGGTGAACTGTTTGAGATGCAGAACGGAAAAATGATGACGATGCGGCAGATGCAGTATGCCGGAAGGGTAATAGAAGAAGTCTGGGAGGAAGAACAATGA